The sequence TATAACTGACGCATCATTTTTTCGATAGTAAGGTGACTGCTATCTCCAAAGCCCATCAGCCTAGCCACATCACTTTGCAAAGAGATAAGTAATCTGTTTTCAGAGCGCTGCGCTGCTGCGTGTAATGCCCAACGTGCACGCCAGATAAAATGTTGTGACTCTAATAACTCAGCATATTCGTCAGCAGTAAAGAAGCCGAACCGTCTTAAAGCCGCCATATCCTCAGCAGCAAAGTACTTACGGGTTACCCAAATCAGGGTTTGAATATCCCGCATTCCACCTGGGCTATTTTTGAGGTTTGGCTCTAGGCTAAAAGCACTGCCTTGTGCCTTTAGATGACGTTCCTCTTGCTCACTGACCTTAGCTTTAAAGAAAGCTTCACTGCTCCAGAGGTCATCCCCATAAAGTCTGTCTAAAACTTGATTAGCGTGAGACTCAGGCCCTGTTAAATGGCGAATCTCAAATAATGAAGTAGCAATGGTGATATCTTCACACGCTTTATCAATTTCAGTCAGTGCTCGAACGCTATGCCCAAGCTCTAGGCCTAAATCCCATAGTTGAGTAAAGAAAAGGCCAATCTGGGTAGTTTGGTGAGGACTAAGTTCTTCGGGAAATAGTACACAAATATCAATGTCTGAATGTAGGTGCAAGGTTTGACGGCCATAGCCACCTATAGCATTGAGGGATAAGTTTTCGCCGGTGAGTTTGGCACATTCCCAGAGATGGAGAAGCAAGGAGTCAAAAAAATCAGCACGTAACTTTACTATTTCGTCGATAGCAACGTGGGTAAAGTTTTTATTAAAGTAGTTGTCAGCATCTTGGATTACTTTTTTATAATCAGTAATGCTCATTTTTGAACTAAATTGAGGTGATATATCAGAGTCTGACATGCTTCTCCTGTGCCTGTTTGCACTGAGTATAATTAAGCTTTATAGACTTTTAGTTATACTCATTAAACCGCTATGCAATGGCCTTAAAATGAGCAAATAGAGTAGATGATCTCAGTAGGAATTACAAATCGCTAACAGGAAAACCAAGCCGACCTTTGCTAATAAAGAATGACTTGGACTCAAGGTAAACGATAGGAAGCCAGCAGTAATGGGAGACAAGATAGCCGTATCTTTATTTTAATTTTGTGAACTGTGCACCTAGGTTTCAGCGCACACTTGTACGCATAATAGTCACTAGCCATAGGACTAACTTGTGACAACTGGAGTTTGCAATGAAAAATAATGATTTCCCATGCTTTCAATGTACAGAGTGCAGCCAAAATATCGACCCGAGTTTAATCGTCTGCCCACTATGCCATGCAGCTCAAGGGTTAGAAGCACTCGCAGGAATCGATCCGCACATGCGCATTAAAAATCAAAAGCTCGCAATATGGTTTAGCTTGTTATTGGGGGGGTTAGGCTTACATAAGTTCTATTTAGGTCAATATCTGAAAGGCAGTTTGTACTTAATGTTTAGCTGGACCTTAGTCCCTATGATTGTTGGCTGGGTCGATGCTTTTCGCACCATGAAAATGAGTCCATTTAATTTTGAGCAACGTTATTGTCGTAGAGGGGCTCGTCACTACATTTAGCAATGATAAAGAGCTCAAAGCCCATCAGCTTCCAGTTTCAAAACAGGAAAAGAAATATCCACCGTTAACCCTTTACCTACACCACTGGTGAGCTTGATATGACCATTAAGCTTTTGAGTGACAATATTGTGAATAATACTCAACCCTAGCCCACTACCTCCTTCATCTCTTTTAGTCGTGAAAAAGGGCTCCATCACCTTTGGCAGAACCTCATCAGCAATACCAATACCATTATCACGATATTGTATGCTGACTTCATTATTTTTAGCCGATATAAGCAGTGTAATCGTGCCATTCTTTTGCTCTGCAAAGCCGTGGATAATAGAGTTGGCTATTAAGTTAGTTATCACTTGAGATAAGAAGCCTGGATAAATAAAGCAAGTGCGATCTTCAATGCAGTCAAAATCAACCGTCACTTGTGCTCTTTTGGTTTTAGGCAACATGCTATGAATAACTTCTTTGAAGTATTCAGATAGCAATACCTCTCGTGCTTGTTCACTCATTTGATCGACCGATACTTGTTTAAAACTGCGAATAAGATCTGCCGCTGAAGATAAATTTCGAGTTAAAATAGTCATTGAACTACGACTCGATTCTAAAAACTCCTCAAAGTCCTCCTCATTTAACTCCCCAGAAGCAAACTTCTTGGCTAATATTTCAATTTCACCTTGCAAAAAGCTGGTTGCGGTAACGCCAATACCTATGGGTGTATTCACATCATGAGCGATGCTGGCCACCATCCTGCCCAATGAGTTAACTTTTTCTGTTTCAAATAGTTGTTGCTGTTTTTCAAGTTCTTGACGTTCTAATAGTGCAGTTTTAAACAATTGAAATGCCATGTACATTTGATGTGTTTCTAACGTGGCAGAATATTGAGGTATTTCTGTCTCGTAATCGCCCTTACCAAGGGCAATCATGCCTTGTGAGATATTACCGACTTGCTTGGTTATTTTCCCCGTTAAGAAATAAAAAAGTATGATCAGTAATATACACGCAATGAGCATGCATGAAATTATCCATAAACTTAAAGTATTTGCTAGAGCCAGTTGAGACGAAATATCTATACTCACCTCTAATACGCCACGTACATCACCTAACTTCCAGTCTGCTTTAGGTGTTAGTGGATGGTTATTATGACAATCTACACACGTTTGCACCTGCATTTGATCGGAAATCGCGACTCTTAATATCGTATGATCATTTTCATTATTTACGACACTAATTATTTTACTCGGATTATCCTTGAGCTCTAACCAAGCTTTTTGTTGAAAAGAGTCAAGTACAATATGTTGACGATTAGGAAAAGGGTAAGCGCTGAATAGGTTCAATTTACTTCCATTTTCGTCAAACAACTGGCTTAAATCGTGAATCATAGTCGCCGGCAGAGGAATTTTATCAGTCTCACCTAAGTGTTTAATCGCTGGTGTTAACACGCCAAAATCTTGCACTTTCTTAACAACATTTTTGGTATAGTAAGCGCGTAATGATTTCAGTTGTTTTAAGGAGTTAAGTGCTGTGTGTAATGCATGTTGCTCTGCATTTCTTTCAACCAGTATTGGAATAGAATAACTAAGTACCGCTAACATAATCGCCATAATAAGCGACAGTGGGAATATTATCTGAAATCGTAAATTATTCTGAAAAAATGACATAGCTATCCATGTTTTTCTGAGCTTGACCATTGCTTAGTCCATCACTGAAATATAGCCATAGTTTACTTAGAAAGAAACTTAACAAGTGTTTGGCTCCGCCATTTCAACCTATACAGTGAGTAATATGACCCTATTCGGCAATGTGAATTGAAACCCATTTAAATGTTAGAGCCAGCCAACTATCTCCAGACTATCCAGTAAAGCAATATCAAGGCTAAGAGCACATGGGCTCAGTCTCTCCCCCCCAAGGATACCCATTGATACTTTTGTCGCAATCAACGCCAGATGCTATACCCTATTTAACGCATTGTAATAATTAGTAAAAGATGTTGAGCGACCTTACTTTGACTGTGATAATGATATTTTTTCAGGTGTTACAAATGTATTTCAATAATAAAAGTGGGCTTCCCGTAACCCTCATTTTCCTCTGCCTCTCTAGTGCTGTAAATGCACAAACCATTCGCCACATTGCAGACCCTCTCAATTTAACCACAACCTTAGGGGCTGGTTTCGACGCCGATGTACTAAAAGTCGCTGGGCGCTATGGGTGGAACAATCAAAAAATTGAACTAAACACAAACTTTGGCGGAGATAAATGGAACTTGTCTTATCTCTATTCTCCTCAAAGCCCGTTAAGTAACTGGAATCTGAGCGCTTCAATTAAACATGGGAAAACGGATACAGAAATCGGCCGCTTTAACCACTACCAATATCAAGTTGGCATTATTAGCGAATTTAATGGTTGGATGGATACAGCCTTATTTACTGAGTTCGGGGCAAACTACCTGAATGTAAAAGATTACTCGAGTAGTGACAGTATTACAGCAACTGCCAGTGCAACGATTCTCAAACCATGGAGTGATAGGTGGTACAACACATTGGTTGTACAGGGCAACGCGGCTATCGATGGCAGTGAACGATATGAAGTTTATACCTGGCTGTCACTTGGATATCGTGTAACCGAACGTTGGTCATGGGAAATCAGATATCGTTATGAGTCTAGTCATTTTGATAATGTTAATGAAGAAGAGACTAAGTGGGGCTTAGCTATGCAGTCTCAATTTTAGTTAGATTTAATAACGGTGCACATACTGAACTCGATGTTTAGACAGTGGATCTTTAGCTCAGATCCACTTGCACTGTAAAAAATCAATCTAGTTTAATAGGAGCCGTTTTTAATGACTCATCTAAATCGTCATTTATCTCTATATAGTTTTTACCTTTCATATCATAAATTGATTTTTTGTCTGTAAGGATATTCTCTCCAGTCCAAAACTCAATAGGATTAAATAGACCATAATCAGCAACAGTAGTGACAGCATATACTGGAGCCATCAGTATTGTTAGGCCGCCTCTGGCATAACGATTATCGACAGCATCCATATTAAATTTCATTGTTGCGTTACTTACAGCCATTTGACCTGCACAACCCGATAATAACACTGACAGCATAACTGCAGATAGCACTTTGATTTTCATTGACAACTTCCAGACTTAAAAATAAAGCCAGTAAGCTTAATAGGTTGTAGCCTATTATCAATACTTATTTATTTTCTTACTTTCATAATTTGAATTCAATCACAATAAAGCTATTTTACAGTTATCTCCACTCCCTAACTTCATTAACAACAAGTGAGAATAAAAAACAAAGGCACTGCTTATAATAAATAATACTGAGTTTCAATATAAAAAACCACACTCTAGCTACATACAAATTAGCATGGATAAATATGGTTTCATTAATAATAATTAATGAAACCATATTATATTACAGAATTTAAGTATCTTAGACTCTTGAGAATGTTTTAGCAGCTAAATAGGCTAGCAATAAACAACAGCTAGCCTATAACACCATATTCGACAGTTAAACGTGTTCAGGCCAATACTGGCTTGAGACTTCATTTCCTTTCTCGAAAGTAATTTCAGCAGCTTTTTCGCCATTAGGGTACCAAGCCGTCACCGTCCCATCATTTAACTTACCCAGGGTGTAGTTTGACACCTGGTACTTTTGTCCATTGCGATACCACAAGGTTTTCGTCCCATTTTTCTTGCCATCTTTATAGGTTATCTCAGAAGATTTTTGGCCATTTTCAAACCAATGTGTTTCTACTCCATCTTCTTGGCCTTTAGTGAATTGAGATTCAACGGCTTTTTGACCATTTTCATACCAGCCAATCTCCTTGCCATCTTTTTGCCCATCACTATATTGAACTTCACTGATCTTTTGATCATTCGGGTACCACCTTGTTGCAGTGCCATTCTGTTTACCGTCTTTGAAGCTGACTTCAATGTCTTTTTGACCATTGTTATACTTATTCACAAAAGTGCCAGTAAAGGGCTTGTCATGGTTTACCTGATACGCCACCCCACCTCTTGATTGTAAGTAGTCCACCGTGGCCGCTTGAGATGCCCCAGCAAAAGTCATTAGAAGTAATGCAAAAGGAATTGTTTTTTTCATGATGATATTTCCATTTAATGGTGATCAATTCAATGTTGACTTCACTATGCTTGAGCTTAGCGAGTTGGCTCTGTGAAGTATCTGTGTGACAAAAAAATCATCGGGAAAGTTCACCTCCTAAACTCCTTTTAATAATCTGGCAATGTTTACCTGCACATAAAAACAAGGAGACACAGGTCAGCCAAACCATCTCATTCGTTCAACATAAACATGGCCCCTTCAGCTCTTGACCATTGCCCCGAGCGCTTTAATTCAAAGCAGACAAGTTCACCTAAGCTTCATAAGGTCTTGATTTATGGAGAAGCAGGACAAAGGTTCATCATCATAGAAACCAAACAAGCCCCACACTATACAAGTCCACGCGACCAATGTTTATAAAAATTAAACGCATGTTAAATACATTTAAATATTTTTACTTACCAATTTAGACAAATATAGCCTCATGTCATGGACATTTATTTAAATCTAGTACAGGCAAACAGGTTAAATATCCTGGGGAATTCCCGAAATAAATTAGCACAAAGGTAAATACTATCTTTGTGTATTGATTTTTATATCTGAAAATATATTGGAAACATAAAATCATGTTTAAAAAAACTATGTTAGCTACAAGCTTATTTATCGTTAGCTCATTAGCCCATGCAATTTCAACAGAACCTCTGGATAAAGATTTTACCTTACAGTTATTAGGTTCTGGCGGCCCAATTTCTGATGATGCCAGAGCTTCCTCAGGTGAGGTGATTTGGTGGAAAGGTAAATCACGGATCCTTATCGATGCTGGAGGAGGTGTATACCTGAGATTTGGTCAGTCAGGCTCCAGAATGGAAGAGTTGAATTTCTTAGGTATGACTCACTTTCACACCGATCATGTTACAGATTTACCAGCCTTACTAAAAGGCGGGATATTTTTTGACCGAAGTTCGACATTAGCCATATCAGGCCCAACTGGAGGTGGAGGATTCCCAAGTTTAACTGAGTATATGGATGCATTATTTAACTCGGATAAAGGGGCTTACGCTTACCTTAATGGCATCTATGATGGCAGCCATGGTCTATTCCCTGTCTCTTTAAATGATGTCGACATCCATAAAAAACAACCTACCAAGGTATATGACGCAGATGGCTTAACCATTTACGCCAAGAGTATTCCCCACGGAGATGTACCTTGCTTATCTTATCGGATTGAATCCGCCAAAGGCACAATCGTTATTTCAGCCGATCAAAATGGCAGTGATGAATCATTTATCGAATTTGCTAAAGATGCCGATATTCTGGTAATGCCGAGCGCTATTGATGAAGGTGCTGACAGCGGCTCTGCTTATTTACACGCTAAACCTTCAACCGTTGGACAAATTGCCGCAAAAACCCATGCGAAAATGTTGGTTCTTAATCACTTTATGGGTAAGAGCCTGGGCATGAAAGATGAATCTATCGAAATAATCAAGCAATACTATCACGGACCAGTCTATGCGGGTCGCGACCTTGCTAGTTATCCCGTTAACGCTAATAAAGGATCTGACAAATGAAAAACAAATTAATTCTCTCAATCGCCATGACCTCCTTAGTTGGTCTTAATATTAGTCTGGTGCAAGCTGCTGTATCTCAACCCCAGCTTCAGTCTCAGTCTAGTCTGCCGCAGACTAAACCAGAGAAAACCACTGGTAATAATGGTGCCTGTGCCGCTGGTAAATGCGGAGGAACAAAGCAATTTGGCAAAAAAGATTTAGTCAATGATCCCCAGGGACGATTGGTTTACGCTCGGGATGGTCAATGTGGCTCTTCAGGGGAAGGCATTACCAACAAGAAAACACAGACTCAAATAGCTCAACCAGGAAAATGCGCAGGTGGCTTATGTGGTCAATAACAGCTGCAAATAAAGGGATTGGTCTGCGTAACGAACATATCCTATCGCTATGTAACCAAGCTAAAATTCCACAACTAGATTTCCTGGAACTCGCACCGGAAAACTGGATGAATATGGGAGGGCTGAAACGTGAAAGTCTCGACTGTATTGCCGAACGGTATCCTCTTATTGCTCATGGACTCAGCCTGTCAATCGGTGATGCCCAACCTCTGAATATTGATTTCATCAAAAAAGTCGGTGACTTCTTAGATTACTACGATATTGATATTTACAGTGAGCATTTGAGTTTTTCTCGAGATAGAACCGGTTACCTCTATGAGTTGCTACCCATCCCCCGCCACCGGGCCAATATTGACTACTTAGCGGATCGTATTAAACGGGTTCAGGATATTATTAAGCGTCCATTGGTATTGGAAAATATATCTTACTATTACCAATATGCTGATGAGATGGCAGAAGCAGAGTTTATATCAGAACTCGTTGATAAGAGTGACTGCGAGCTACTACTGGATATAAACAATGTCTATGTTAATAGTAAAAACCATCATTATAACGCCTTAGACTTTATTACTTCGCTGCCTAGTAAGGCTATTCGCTATTACCATATTGCTGGACATTTAGAACAAGATGACGGCTTTCTTCTGGATACTCATGGCAAGGCTGTAAATCATGAAGTTACCACATTAGCTCAACAGGTCATTAAATATCATGGTCTACGGCCTTTACTGTTAGAGCGAGATCACCATGTTCCAGAGCTAGCAAGGCTTTGTACTGAACTGGAGCTATTACATGATTCGATAGCAGGAGAGAAGCAAGTCGAGGAGGACTGGTATGCACAATCCGCCTGAGAAGCTATGCAAAGATACGCAACGACTGACTCAAGCTATTCGTCACCAAAGTATGACGACTAATAAGGCAGATGTTACCCTTTACCGAGAATTTATTATTGACAACATAAGTGATGTTATCAGCAATACGTTCCCATTATTTAGCTTTTCATTAGGAGTAAAAAATAAAGAGAAGCTAGCCTTAGACTTTTTATATAATCATCCTTCAATAGAGCCTGAATTTCATAATATAGCTACAGAGTTTGTTCGCTTTATGCAAGGTTATAATGCAATAAGCCACATACTATTATCTCTAGTTGAGTTTGAGTGGGTTATATTCAACACGGAAATAAACCCATTATCAATAAAACATTCAGAGATAATACCTGAGTTAAACGATTTTAATGAGCAGGAAGTTTATATCTATCTGAATCAAACTCTTCAGTGTATTGAAGTTCCATTTTCAATAGACCAGGCAATGGTAGGGTTTTGCAACCTTAAACCTGAGCGATTGTCATATGGGATTTTTAGAAATATAAGACATCAGGTTTTATGGCAAGAGCTAACTCTTATTGATAGATTTTTAATCGGTTATCTAAATCAAGTCATGCCTGTTAGCTATTCTGCACTTAAAGAATATATAGATAAAAACCTAAAGCATTTCGATTTAAACATGTGGTTAATTCAGTCCCACAAAACAAACTTAATTAACATGTCACACAAAGAGGAATTCCATGATTAAATTATTATTTTCTCGAATCAATTTATTACTCAACAGATGTAAGAAATTTGATTTTATTGCTTTGCTTGCCATTCGCCTATATTTAATTCCGGTAATATATACAGGAGCCCACTCTAAAGTTGTAGGTTTTTCTGGCACTGTAACCTCGTTTGGAGAGGGTGGTTTGAATTTACCTTTTCCGACATTAATGGCCTTTATGGCAACAGGGACTGAAATTATAGGACTCATTTGTATTGCACTGGGGCTGTTCACACGAATCATGTCGGTTCCAATGATATTTATGATGAGTGCAGCCAGTGCTTTAGTTCATTGGTCTAATGGATGGCTGGTTGTTGCAGGTAAAGGAGCTGAATCCAGTATGCGGTTAAGTTCTTTTATGACTTGGTTAGGCGAGAACTTCCCGGGACGTTATAACTACCTTACTGAGCTGGCCGATCCTGTGATGTTAAATAACGGAATGGAATTTCCAATAACTTATTTTGTTATGTTTATGGTTCTATTCTTCTACGGTGGGGGACGTTATGTCAGTGCCGATTACTGGCTGAATAAACGTTTCAAGCTAATCAATAATGGATAACACGTCTAGCCGTCTAATTACAATTCAGTAAACCTAATGAGTTAAAGTCAGCAGTTTTTATATCAAGAGACATGCTCTACTTAAGCCAAAATTATTATTCCCTCCTTTTAACGAAGGAGGGAATAAATGAAACTGTGAATACATAGGTTAGCACTCTTTATCTTTACGCCTGAACCCTCACTTCAATGGGGCTAACTGGCACTATCGAATCACCTGTTAAGACGTTCCTTTCTTTGGGTTTACCCCCTGAAGTGAGACTTATCGATTTTTTATCAATAAGTCAAATATATAGCGCGCAGGCAACAAACATAAATAAGATTAATAGGAAATCTTTATATGATTAATGAAACTCTCGTGGAGTTATCTCGCTGGCAATTCGCCATCACAGCTCTGTTCCATTTTCTCTTCGTCCCCTTAACCATAGGCATGTCCTGGATATTGGTCATCATGGAGGTAGTTTATGTAATAACGGGACGTGAAATATACCGGGACATGACTAAGTTCTGGGGCAAGTTATTTGGTATTAACTTTGCGTTGGGTGTCGCAACAGGCCTGACTATGGAGTTCGAATTTGGTACTAACTGGGCTTACTTCTCACATTATGTTGGTGATGTGTTTGGCGCCCCTCTGGCTATCGAAAGTTTAATGGCTTTTTTCCTTGAATCTACTTTCGTAGGCATGTTTTTTTTGGGTTGGGACAGGCTAACTAAACGTCAACATTTAGCCGGCACTTTTTTGATGGCCCTGGGCACTAACTTATCTGCATTGTGGATCCTGATTGGTAACGCTTGGATGCAAAACCCGGTCGGTAGTGAATTTAATTTTGAAACAATGCGCATGGAAATGACCAGTTTCACACAATTGATATTCAATCCAGTGGCCCAAGTGAAATTCATTCACACTGCAGCAGCCGGATATGTTGCTGGTGCCATGTTTGTAATGAGCATCAGTAGTTATTACATATTGAAGGGCCGGGACCTCCCCTTTGCTAAGCGTTCTTTTGCGGTCGCATCTGGATTCGGTCTGGCAGCGATTTTATCCGTTTTAGTACTGGGTGATGAGTCAGGTTATGAGGCTGGAGCAGTACAAAAAGTTAAGCTTGCTGCAATTGAAGCTGAATATCATACCGAACAGGCACCAGCTGACTTTACCCTGATAGGCATACCGAACGATAAAGAGATGCATACTGATTATGCGATAAAGATACCCTATGCTCTGGGGATTATAGCGACCCGTTCATTAGATAAAAAAGTCATTGGGATCAGCGATCTGAAAAAGGATCACGAAGTGCGGATCCGCAATGGCATACTTGCCTATGACTACCTGTTAAAGCTGCAAGCGGGAGACAAAACTCAAGAAAACCTCACAGGTTTCAACGATACCAAGCAAGATCTGGGATACGGCCTGCTACTTAAGCGCTACACCGAAAATGTAATAGACGCCAACGATGAGCAAATAAGCATGGCTGTGGATGACTCTATTCCCCCAGTTGCTCCACTATTTTTTGCATTTCGTATTATGGTTGGTAGCGGTATAACTATGCTACTCCTGTTTGTTCTGGCATTTTACTTCAATGCAAAACGGGTTATCGAACAAAAAAGATGGTTACTTAAAGCCATTTTATTTGCACTACCATTACCTTGGGTTGCCATAGAAACAGGCTGGCTTGTCGCCGAATTAGGCCGTCAACCTTGGTCAATAAGTGAAGTATTTCCGACCTTCCTCTCCGTATCCAACCTAGCGGTGAGCGATGTTCTTACCAGCATGCTCGCCTTTATTTCTGTCTATCTCATTCTGTTCGTTATCGAAATGTGTCTGATGATTAAATTTGCCCGGATCGGACCCAGCTCATTACACACAGGTCGTTATCATTTCGAGCAAGAATCCGATGCCAGCCCTCTATTGCATCTAAGCACCACAAAGGAATCCTTAAATGTTTGACTATGAAAGCTTAAAATTACTCTGGTGGGGATTGATTGGCGTCCTGATGATAGGCTTTGTCATCACCGCGGGGATGGATATGGGAGTGGGCGGCTTATTACTCTTCGTTGGAAAAAGTGATAATGAACGCCGAGTCGCGATTAATAGCATAGGCGCTCATTGGGACGGTAATCAGGTATGGTTTATCGCCTTTGGCGGTTGCTTGTTCGCTGCCTGGCCTATGGTTTATGCCACCGCATTTAGTGGATTCTATTTTGTCATGATGTTGACCCTATTCTCG is a genomic window of Shewanella psychrophila containing:
- a CDS encoding toxin-antitoxin system YwqK family antitoxin; amino-acid sequence: MKKTIPFALLLMTFAGASQAATVDYLQSRGGVAYQVNHDKPFTGTFVNKYNNGQKDIEVSFKDGKQNGTATRWYPNDQKISEVQYSDGQKDGKEIGWYENGQKAVESQFTKGQEDGVETHWFENGQKSSEITYKDGKKNGTKTLWYRNGQKYQVSNYTLGKLNDGTVTAWYPNGEKAAEITFEKGNEVSSQYWPEHV
- a CDS encoding ATP-binding protein → MVKLRKTWIAMSFFQNNLRFQIIFPLSLIMAIMLAVLSYSIPILVERNAEQHALHTALNSLKQLKSLRAYYTKNVVKKVQDFGVLTPAIKHLGETDKIPLPATMIHDLSQLFDENGSKLNLFSAYPFPNRQHIVLDSFQQKAWLELKDNPSKIISVVNNENDHTILRVAISDQMQVQTCVDCHNNHPLTPKADWKLGDVRGVLEVSIDISSQLALANTLSLWIISCMLIACILLIILFYFLTGKITKQVGNISQGMIALGKGDYETEIPQYSATLETHQMYMAFQLFKTALLERQELEKQQQLFETEKVNSLGRMVASIAHDVNTPIGIGVTATSFLQGEIEILAKKFASGELNEEDFEEFLESSRSSMTILTRNLSSAADLIRSFKQVSVDQMSEQAREVLLSEYFKEVIHSMLPKTKRAQVTVDFDCIEDRTCFIYPGFLSQVITNLIANSIIHGFAEQKNGTITLLISAKNNEVSIQYRDNGIGIADEVLPKVMEPFFTTKRDEGGSGLGLSIIHNIVTQKLNGHIKLTSGVGKGLTVDISFPVLKLEADGL
- a CDS encoding DUF692 domain-containing protein; translated protein: MWSITAANKGIGLRNEHILSLCNQAKIPQLDFLELAPENWMNMGGLKRESLDCIAERYPLIAHGLSLSIGDAQPLNIDFIKKVGDFLDYYDIDIYSEHLSFSRDRTGYLYELLPIPRHRANIDYLADRIKRVQDIIKRPLVLENISYYYQYADEMAEAEFISELVDKSDCELLLDINNVYVNSKNHHYNALDFITSLPSKAIRYYHIAGHLEQDDGFLLDTHGKAVNHEVTTLAQQVIKYHGLRPLLLERDHHVPELARLCTELELLHDSIAGEKQVEEDWYAQSA
- a CDS encoding MBL fold metallo-hydrolase, encoding MFKKTMLATSLFIVSSLAHAISTEPLDKDFTLQLLGSGGPISDDARASSGEVIWWKGKSRILIDAGGGVYLRFGQSGSRMEELNFLGMTHFHTDHVTDLPALLKGGIFFDRSSTLAISGPTGGGGFPSLTEYMDALFNSDKGAYAYLNGIYDGSHGLFPVSLNDVDIHKKQPTKVYDADGLTIYAKSIPHGDVPCLSYRIESAKGTIVISADQNGSDESFIEFAKDADILVMPSAIDEGADSGSAYLHAKPSTVGQIAAKTHAKMLVLNHFMGKSLGMKDESIEIIKQYYHGPVYAGRDLASYPVNANKGSDK
- a CDS encoding DUF3332 family protein, coding for MKIKVLSAVMLSVLLSGCAGQMAVSNATMKFNMDAVDNRYARGGLTILMAPVYAVTTVADYGLFNPIEFWTGENILTDKKSIYDMKGKNYIEINDDLDESLKTAPIKLD
- a CDS encoding DoxX family protein; translated protein: MIKLLFSRINLLLNRCKKFDFIALLAIRLYLIPVIYTGAHSKVVGFSGTVTSFGEGGLNLPFPTLMAFMATGTEIIGLICIALGLFTRIMSVPMIFMMSAASALVHWSNGWLVVAGKGAESSMRLSSFMTWLGENFPGRYNYLTELADPVMLNNGMEFPITYFVMFMVLFFYGGGRYVSADYWLNKRFKLINNG
- a CDS encoding TM2 domain-containing protein produces the protein MKNNDFPCFQCTECSQNIDPSLIVCPLCHAAQGLEALAGIDPHMRIKNQKLAIWFSLLLGGLGLHKFYLGQYLKGSLYLMFSWTLVPMIVGWVDAFRTMKMSPFNFEQRYCRRGARHYI
- a CDS encoding putative DNA-binding domain-containing protein, which codes for MHNPPEKLCKDTQRLTQAIRHQSMTTNKADVTLYREFIIDNISDVISNTFPLFSFSLGVKNKEKLALDFLYNHPSIEPEFHNIATEFVRFMQGYNAISHILLSLVEFEWVIFNTEINPLSIKHSEIIPELNDFNEQEVYIYLNQTLQCIEVPFSIDQAMVGFCNLKPERLSYGIFRNIRHQVLWQELTLIDRFLIGYLNQVMPVSYSALKEYIDKNLKHFDLNMWLIQSHKTNLINMSHKEEFHD
- a CDS encoding cytochrome ubiquinol oxidase subunit I, whose product is MINETLVELSRWQFAITALFHFLFVPLTIGMSWILVIMEVVYVITGREIYRDMTKFWGKLFGINFALGVATGLTMEFEFGTNWAYFSHYVGDVFGAPLAIESLMAFFLESTFVGMFFLGWDRLTKRQHLAGTFLMALGTNLSALWILIGNAWMQNPVGSEFNFETMRMEMTSFTQLIFNPVAQVKFIHTAAAGYVAGAMFVMSISSYYILKGRDLPFAKRSFAVASGFGLAAILSVLVLGDESGYEAGAVQKVKLAAIEAEYHTEQAPADFTLIGIPNDKEMHTDYAIKIPYALGIIATRSLDKKVIGISDLKKDHEVRIRNGILAYDYLLKLQAGDKTQENLTGFNDTKQDLGYGLLLKRYTENVIDANDEQISMAVDDSIPPVAPLFFAFRIMVGSGITMLLLFVLAFYFNAKRVIEQKRWLLKAILFALPLPWVAIETGWLVAELGRQPWSISEVFPTFLSVSNLAVSDVLTSMLAFISVYLILFVIEMCLMIKFARIGPSSLHTGRYHFEQESDASPLLHLSTTKESLNV